TAATGAAATATTAATATGGATATATTGGGATGTTCGAAAGCTATTCCAGATGAAGTAAACACAACCTCAAAAAAGTTGAGGTGCTTAAGGAAAGAATGGATGATTTTTATCACTTTCACTCGATTTTCaccaaataaaaatgcaagtaaatCATCACATACCCTAATATTAATTAGTACTTAATTCAGAGTGAATAACTAAAGAATAGATGAATTACCACAGAGAAATAAAATTAGTGACCGGAAACTTCACGGTTCCCACATTTCGATAGTGAATAGAGATATGTCTCATGAAATATGAGATTACATACGTAAATACAAAATTGGAATTTTTATTATTTCGATCGTGAATGACTATGGATAAAAGGTAATAATATACCATGATACAAAATTGATCCCTCTAGacataaaagaaaatttaatcATCGCTTGATAACGATATAATTAAACTTTCTACAATGATCAAGCTCATGGAAGGTAAGAGTGATAGTGATGTTGATAAAGAGAAAATAACACATTACACGTCAAAAGAGAAAATAAGACTGCACTTTTTAAAATACGAATGGAAGAATTTCTTGCAGGATCTAGAGCAACCGAAAGACATTGAGAGAATTAAAACTTCAAATTTTTGTCTCATATGAACTTTAAATTGGAATTTTTCAAACACTAATTCAAAATGAAGAATATTTTATGTAAGAATATTaagggaaaaaaaacaaaaatatgagtTGAAAAAGTCTAAAAATCTAACAATTGAAAATAGGTTGGAATggtattatgttttttttttctggttttagcGTTGAACGATTTTGATCAGGTCAAAAAAATTGATAAGGTCATTGCAACCTATAGATATGAGTGGAATTAAAACACTATCTAGATCTGATATACATTAATATGGACTTGAGAAAGAAGAAGTTATGCGAAAATGATGtaattcccaaaaaaaaaaacttgaaatttATGGACGAATGAAAGTATATTCATTTATGGGAGTTGTTTTTAAGGGAACTatattaatttctttttattttttgtcaaTTTTTATTCTTGGTTAGATATGCTACAATTTCAGTTTATATTTTTCACATTATTGTATGGGTCCCTAGATTTTTGGATTTATCGATTTAAAAGCATCAACAACTATTTGGCCAACTTCATTAGCTTTTATATTATTTTACCTTATTGTTTAACTAATCATTATTTTGGTAGTTTGATTTTTAGTTCATATCAGGTTGTTTTTCTGTTCTAGAATAGATTTCCTGTATTTATTTTTATCATTTACACTTATttcttttaatattattttttcaatAATTCTTCGAAAAAATTATTaaagcaaatattagaattatccATTTGTTAGTTTAAAGTAAAAAAATTCAACTTTGGTTAAACGATTACATATAAATTCAAAGAATGCTTTGCATGTGCTATTTTAGTAAAAACGCCCAACATCATCCATTTAGTACATTATACTTTGACCACTTTATCTATCATGGGTGATGTTCAAGCCTAAATATCAATTGAGTTATTTAAGGATTATTAAAGGcaccaaagattttttttttttcttcttctttttttgaagaaaaccatcaTCAGTGATATTTGGACAAAAGAAATCAGATTATATCAACGAGATTTAGCGGCATTCGGACAAGATAAACCAAATTATATCCATGAGAAttaattatatttggttatatgaAACTGGATTATATCAATAAGAATACCTAAATGGCAGAAACATATTGATGATGTTTTAAAGTATTTTCATGGTACCTACGAGGTATGAGTCGTATGACACTAATCAGAGATTGAGCCGGGCCTGTGATACCTAGTAGGATTATAAAGATTCGCCTCTTCGCGTCTTCTGCATTCCTCCTCCTTCGATAACTATTaggttttcctttcttcttcaatcaaaaaatgaatcaaattttcagattttctGTGTGCAGATCGCTGTTAACAAGAAACCCATTTACACAAAGGTTACTGTCAccaaaacccatatcttcttcttcattaatctCGAATAatcatccaacttcttcttctttttcaaaccTAATGACAGTACTAATCTCAAAATTCAATCATCCTCCACAAATCTTCTCAACCCCTGGAAACCAATTccggaaattcagtggagaagCAGCAGAAGAAGGCTGTAACTTTAGCGATGATTATCTGAAAGATGAAATGTCTAAAGTTCATGATGCTGTACTCTACGCTTGGGATAACATAGAACGACGCACTCTACCTCCTCTTGATGCTGCCAAGGTACCCGCCGAGACATTTAATGCCTTCAGGGAAAAATTTGGTC
Above is a genomic segment from Papaver somniferum cultivar HN1 chromosome 10, ASM357369v1, whole genome shotgun sequence containing:
- the LOC113316280 gene encoding uncharacterized protein LOC113316280 translates to MNQIFRFSVCRSLLTRNPFTQRLLSPKPISSSSLISNNHPTSSSFSNLMTVLISKFNHPPQIFSTPGNQFRKFSGEAAEEGCNFSDDYLKDEMSKVHDAVLYAWDNIERRTLPPLDAAKVPAETFNAFREKFGLDNGDLPHQLQRFEEEIDMLEESVDKTVAYGKYADGGGELGYVFEDWYKAVGRFQEWSSESENESSTLPTAQDQIAMPVADAASEVVAGNRADITYQGGLVYGCSS